Genomic DNA from Leucobacter triazinivorans:
CGCTGCACGACGACATGCTCGATCAGCTCGACAACGTGATCTTCCTCGTCGAGGACCGCCCGCAGGACGGCAGCGGCATCCTGGGCGTGTACGAGGGCTACTCCCTCGCTGAGCGCAACGTGTACGGCTACGGCGAGGAGCCTGACCGGATCATCCTCTTCCGCGAGAACCTCCTGGAGCACTGCGCCGACCACGACGAGCTCGTCCACGAGATCCGCGTCACCCTCGTGCACGAGATCGCCCACTTCTACGGCATCACCGAATCGCGCATCCATGAGCTCGGGTGGGGCTGAACCGGTGATCACCTTGCGTGCGACGGGCACCCGGGCCGAGCTCGGCGAACAGGAGCGCGCCGCGCCGGAGCGCGTGTGGCAGACCGTGGTGTGGGACGACCCGGTGAACCTCATGTCGTACGTGGCGTACGTCTTCCAGACGCACTTCGGCTTCGACCGCGCGCACGCGGAGGAGCTGATGCTGCTGGTGCATCATCGAGGCAGCGCAGTCGTGGCAGAAGGAGCCCGCGAGTCCATGGAGATGCACGTCGAGGCGATGCACGGCTACGGTCTCTGGGCCACCGTGCGGCAGGCGGGCGACTCATGAAGCTGCTGCCGCTGCCGGCCGGGCAGCTCCGGCTGCTGCTCGACCCCGACGAGGCCGCGATGCTCGATCAACTGGTCTCGCAGCTCACCGAGCTGCTCCAGAGCCACAGCAGCACCGCACTGGATCCCGACCCGCTCTTCGCGAGCCTCGAGGTCGGCGGCTCGGACGAGATGCCCGAGGATCCGGCGCTGGCGCGCCTCTTCCCCGACGCGTACTCGGGCGACGACGACGCCGCGCAGTTCCGGCGCGTCACCGAGCAGGGCCTGCTGAACCGGAAGCTGCAGGACGCGATGCAGGTCACATCGGCGCTCGGCCTCGGCGGCGGCGTGCCCGGCGAGACCGAGTACGTCGAGGTCGAGATCTCCACCGAAACGCTGCCGGCCTGGGTGCGCACGGTTACGGCGCTGCGCCTGGCGATCGCTGCGCGGATCGGACTCGACACCGCCGAGGACCACGCGCGACTGGTCTCCGAGGACGAGACCCGTGGCACTGTGCTCGTGTTCGACTGGCTCGCGGCGATCCTGGAGTCCGTCCTGACGATCATGGCGCCGGGGCAGGATCCCGATCAGGGGTGATGGCCGCCCCGGGCATCGTGCCGCTCCGGCGGCTGCAACGATCGCGGATCAACGACCTCATCGCGGCCGGTGAGCAGGCTCGCCGACGTCACGCCCGCGGCGCCGAAGCGGCCGCGCACGTCATCCACCGCCTGGTCGACGGCCCGCCATCCGTCGTCCTCGCTCCAGAGGCCCGCCGGCTCGCTGCCCGCATCGACCAGCTGCTCCGCCCGCACACCGATCAGGCGCACGGGCCGACCGGCAGCCCCCAGACCGGCGAAGAGCTCCGTCGCGGTGCGATAGATGCGCTGCGTCGCGTGCGTCGCCTCGGGAAGCGTGCGCGAGCGGGTGACGGTTTCGAAGCTCTCCCAGCGCACCTTGATCGAGATCGTACGCGCCTCGATCCCCGCCGCGCGCAGCCGCTCCCCCGTGCGCGTCGAGAGGCGCAGCAGCTCCCGATGCAGCGTGGCCGGATCGACCACGTCGTGCGCGAAGGTCTCCTCGTGGCCGATGCTCTTCTCGACCCGGGCGGTCTGCACCCGTCGCTCGTCGCGTCCGTTCGCGAGATCGTGGAGGCGTCGAGCGCTCGCGACGCCGACGATGCGCTCGAGCGACGGCAGCGGCTCGCGGGCGAGATCCGCCACGGTGCGAATGGCGCGGGCACCGAGTGCACGCGCGGTCGCCTGCCCGACGCCCCACATCGCCTCGACCGGCAGCGGATGCAGGAACTCCAGCGTGCGCTGCGGCGGCACCTCGAGCACCCCGTCCGGCTTGGCCCGCTGGGAGGCGAGCTTCGCCACGAACTTCGTGCCCGCGAGCCCCACCGATGCCGGCAGCCCGGTGCGATCCCGAACGCGCTCGCGCAGCTGCCGTGCGATCTCCGCCGGAGTGCCGAACAGCCGCACGGACCCCGCCACGTCGAGAAAGGCCTCGTCGATGCTCAGTGGCTCGACGAGGGGCGTGAACTCCTGGAAGATCGCCATCACCGCTCGCGACGCGCGCCGGTACTTCTCGAAGGTGGGGGGAACCAGCACGAGCTGGGGGCAGAGCTGCTTGGCCCGCACGACGGGCATCGCCGAACGCACACCGAAGCGCCGGGCCTCGTAGCTCGCGCTCGACACCACGGAGCGCGCCGTGTCGTGCGCCGCGGCTACGGGAAGGCCGCGCAGCTCCGGCCGGTCGAGCAGCTCGACCGAGACGAAGAACGAGTCCATGTCGACGTGCAGGATGGACGCGGAGCGTCGACCGCCGGGCTCCGTTTCCTCAGGACTCATGCCCCCATTGCATCACACGCCGCTGACACGAGTACCGGTACCGGCTCTTGACCTCAGCCTATTCTCGGGCACCACACGCATCAGAGCGACCCTCAATACACGGTAGGGTGATCTCACGCTGCTGCTGCGCCGACCGCTGCGCGGCGAGCGCGAAGGCCAGCACCTCGCGCCCCTGCTCGGCCGTGAGCTTGGGGTCGCGGCCGGTCTCCAGCGCCTCCACGAAGTCGCGGCCCGAGCGGATGAAGCTCTCCTCCCAGCCGATCGGGACGTTGTCGTAGCTGGTGAGCACCCCGTCGGCGTAGACCTGCACGGCGGGCTGGTCGAAGAGGCGGCCGTGACCCTGCGCCACCCAGATCACCCCCTTCGTGCCGGTGATCTCGACCCGGTCGTCCTGCGCATAGTGATTGGTCTTGAGCAGCAGCTCGGGCGAATAGACGACCTCGAGCGACCCGATCGCGCCGTTCTCATGGGTCCAGCTGACGATCGACGGAGCGTCGAGCATGCCGTCCGGCGTCGTCCCGATGAACGCGTGGATGCGCGTGGGCAGGCCGAGGAAGTGCCAAGCGACCGCGAACTTGTGGTGCCCGTCGTCGAATACCAGGGGCCCGCCGCCGCACATCTCGGGGTTCACGCGCCAGGCCTGGGCCGCAGCAGGCACATGCCACTGCGTGGGGCTCATCCCGGGGTTCGACTTCAGGCGGATGCCCACGATCTCGCCGATCGTGCCCGCGTCGACGATCTCCTTCGCCTTCATCAGCGGCGGGTAGAAGACGAAGTTCTCGAACACCTTGAAGCGCACGCCGCATTCGCGGGCCAGCTCGATCAGGGCATCGGCGTCGGCGACCGACAGCGTCATAGGCTTCTGCAGCGAGACGTGCTTGCCGGCGCGCATCGCGTCGGAGGCGATCGAGAGGTGCAGATGGTGAGGCACCAGGATCTCGACCATGTCGATGTCCGGCCGGGCCAGCAGCTCGCGATGATCCGTGTGCACACCGCGCTCCGGCACGCCCCAGGCGGCGGCGCGGTCGCGCGCCAGCGCCTCATTCGAATCGCAGACCGCGGCGATCGTCGCATTCTCCAGGCCGTCGTAGGCGGCGGCGTGCAGATCGGAGATTCGGCCGCATCCGATGATTCCAACGTTGAGCATCTGTGGTTCCTTTCCGCGCGATGCGGGGTCGTGTCAGCCTTTCACAGCGCCCGCGGTGAGGCCCGCGGTGAACTGCTTCTGGAAGAAGATGAAGATGATGATCGTGGGCAGACTGGCGCATACGGCGACCGCGGCCTGGATGCCGTAGGCGGTCGTGTAGGGGCCCTGCAGTGCCAGCAGGCCCACCATCGCCGACTTCATCTCGTCGCTCCGAGTGAAGACGAGGGGGTAGAGGAAGTCGTTCCAGATGAAGGTGAACTGCAGCGTCGCCAACGCGGCGAGCGCGGGGCGAGCGACCGGCAGCACGAGCGAGACCAGCACGCGCAGTTCGCCGGCGCCGTCGATGATACCGGCCTCGCGCAACTCATCGGGGATGCTCTCGAAAAAGTTCTTCATCATGAGCGTGCACAGCGCGACGCCGTATCCCGCATGCACGATGATCATCGGCCAGAGGGTGTCGTAGAGGTTCAGCGCCGTGAACGAGCGGAACAGTGGCAGCAGCAGGATCTGCGGGGGGATGAACAGCCCGGAGACGAGGAAGAGGGTGATGAACTTCTCGCCGCGGGGCTTGAACTTCGCCAGCGAATAGCCGGAGAGCACCCCGAGCGCCACCGAGATCAGCGTGGCGGGCACGGTGATGAGGAACGAGTTGACGATGTAGCGCCACATGCCCGTCTCGGCCCACAGCCGCACGTAGTTGTCGGCGGTGAGCTGCGCGCTCCAAGTCCAGAGGCCATCGTTCGCGATGCTGGCCTCGGTGCGCATCGAGGTGAAGAGGATGCCGAGGATGGGCGCGACGAAGGTGAGGCCGGCCACGATCATGAGCGCGAGCAGCAGGACCCGGGACGCGTCCATCCGGCGCTTCGGCTTCTTGCCCTGCGGCAGCAGGAGGAGGCTGGTGGTCGTCATTGCTGGGCTCCCTTGCGGCCGGTCCACCAGAAGAAGGTGCCGATGATGGCGGTGGTGAGGAGGAAGAGGATCACGACCGCCGCGCTCGAGTAGCCGGCGTCGTAGTTGGTGAACGCGATCCGGTAGCTGAAGAGGGCCAGGGTCTCGGTCGTGCGGAAGGGGCCGCCGGAGGTCATGACGTAGACGATGTCGAAGCTCTTGAGCGCGTTGATCAGCGCGAGCGACATGACCACGATAAGCGCGGGGTTGAGCGCGGGCCACGTGACGTGCCTGAAGTGCTGCCAGTGGCTCGCGCCGTCGAGCTTCGCCGCCTCCGAAAGGTCTGCGGAGACGCCCGTGAGGCCGGCGAGGAAGATGATGACGCCGAGCGCGATCTGCTGCCAGCTCCAGGCGACGAGGACCGCGGCGAGCGCGGTGCCCGAGTCTGCGAGCCACGGGCGGGCGAGGTCGCCGAGGCCGATCGCCTGCAGCACGATGTTGATGAGTCCGTTGTCGGGCCGCATCAGCCACATCCAGACCTGCCCGACGACGACGAGCGAGAGGGCGAGGGGCAGGAAGAACATGGTCTTCACGAACTTGCCGAGAACGGTCAGCTTGCCCAGCATGACCGCGATGAGCAGCGAGAGCGCGACGGGGGCGGTGACGGCGACCACCGTCCAGACGACCGTGACTCGCAGCGAGCTCCAGAACGCCTCGTCGCCAAATAGTCGCTGGTAGTTCGCGAAGCCGACGAAGTCGGAATCGCCTCCGAGCGTGGAGGCGTTCGTCATGCTGTCGCTGAACGAGATGACGGCCGGCACGAACACGATGATCGTATAGGCCGCGAGGGGCAGGGACAGGAAGATCCATGCCCATAGGGTCTTGTGCTTCATCGCTCCTTCTCCAGGCGGAAGTGGCAGACGACTCCCGCCGCGGGCGCACAGCCCACGACGGGAGCCGTTCGATCAGTACAGCGACTCGACCTGGGCCTGCAGCTGGGCCAGGAAGTCCTCGTACGAGGCCGGGCTGTCGACGAACATGGCGAGCATGTTCAGGCCCTCGGACGAGACCTCGGGCGGAGTGGCGAGGTCGTAGTTGAAGTTGAAGCTCGGCGTCTCGGCGACGATCTTCGCGGCGTTCTGCATTACCTGGTTCTGCTCGCTCATGTCGGCGTCGACGTTCGGGGCGAGGCCGCCGGCCGCGAGCGCCATGGTGCGCTGCGCGTCGGCCGAGGCGAGGCAGGCGAGCACCTGGTCGGTCGACTCGCTGTTGGCGCCCTTGGCGGGCACGATCCAGCCGTCCACGGGGCCGAGGGCGGAGGGCTCGACGCCGGGATCGATCTCGGGGAACGGGAACATGTCGTAGCCGGTAACCGGTTCGACGCCGTTCGAGTCCCAGGCGCCCGTCACCCAGGTGCCCATGAGCGTCATGGCCGCGGTGCCGCCCGAGACCTGGTTCGCGGCGTCGTTCGCGTCGATGCCGTTCGGGCTGTCGTTGAAGTAGCCCTTGTCGAAGAGCTCCTTCCACATCTCGAACGCGCGAGCGACCTCAGGATCGGTGTACGAGGCCTCACCGCTCATGAGCTGGGCACGGTAGTCGGGGCCCGCCGTGCGCAGCAGGATGTAGTCGAACCAGAACTGCGCGGGCCAGCGATCCTTCGAGCCGAGCGCGAACGGGGTCACGCCGTTGGCCTTGAGCTTGTCCGCGGCGTCCATCAGCTCGTCCCAGGTCGCGGGCATCTCGGTGATGCCGGCGTCGGCCATGACCGTCGGATTGTAGAAGAGCCCGACATAGTGGTAGACGAACGGCAGCAGGTACTTCTCGCCGTCGTAGACGGATGCGGATTCGGTCATGCCGCTCGGGATCACGGCGTCGAGGTCGTTCGCCTCCCAAAGGCCGTCGATCGGGCGCAGCAGATCCTTCTCGACCAGCGACGCGGTCTTTGCGCCCGCCCAGTAGGAGGCGAGGCTCGGCGGGTTGCCGCCGGCGAGCTGCACGAGAATCGAGTCCTTGAACGCCTCCTGGCCCATGGGGCCATTGCTGATGGTGGCGCCGGTCTCGGTCCCGCACATCGGGATGATCTCTTTGAAGGCGGCTTCGCCGAACGCATCGCTGAAGTAGTGCGTCAGGCTGACGTCGCCGCTGCCGGTGCCTTCCCCATCCCCCGAGCCGGAGGGCCCTGAGCACGCCGAGAGCAGCAGGCTCGACGTGGCGACCAGCGCGGTCAGTGCGACGACGCGCTTCGCCGCACGATTCTTCATTGAGGTGGGGTGCATCCTTGCTCCTTGTTCGATGGTTGTATCAGGTACCGCGAAGGGGTTTGCCGCCGAGCCGCTCGGTGATGAGCGCGGCGACCTCCGAGACGCGCCGACCGCGATGGTCGAGCGCCCCGTCCGCGAGAACCACGGCCAGACCGGAGATGCCGATCGAGCCCACGACGGCTCCCGAGTAGTCGAGGATCGGCGCCGCGACGCAGCTGACGCCGATGTTCAGTTCTTCCCGGTCGGAGGTGTAGCCGATCCGGCGGGCCGAGCTGATCTCGTCCCAGAGCCCGTCGAGCGTGCTGATCGTGCGGTCGGTGAACCGCTCGAGGTCTCCGGGCAGGAGATCGTTCAGCTCTTCGGGTGTGGCGAGGAGGAAGAGGGCCTTCCCCGTCGCGGAGGCGTGGATCGGGGGCTGGACGCCGATCTCGGTCTCGACGCTGGCTCCGCTCTTCGACGACCCCTCGCGCGCGATGTAGACCCCGCCGCGGCTCAGCCGCCTGGCCAGGTGGACCGGAGCGTCGAGCTCTTCGCTGAGCGCGCGCATGAACGGGATGGCCACGACTGCCAGGTTCTGCTGTCGCAGCAACGTGCCCGCCATGCGGAAGAGGGAGCCTGATGGGAAGAAGAGCTTGGTGTGCTCGTCCTGCTCGACGTAGCCGCGATCCGCGAGCGACCGGAGCACTCTGTGGATGTTGCCCTTGTCCGCTCCCAGCTCTGCCGCGATGTTGGTTACGCCGATACCGCTGGAGTTCGCCGAGACGACCTCCAGTACGTCGAGGCCCGTATGCAGGGCTCCCGATTGCT
This window encodes:
- a CDS encoding metallopeptidase family protein, translating into MLEMSHEEFESMVADGLDSLHDDMLDQLDNVIFLVEDRPQDGSGILGVYEGYSLAERNVYGYGEEPDRIILFRENLLEHCADHDELVHEIRVTLVHEIAHFYGITESRIHELGWG
- the clpS gene encoding ATP-dependent Clp protease adapter ClpS gives rise to the protein MSSGGAEPVITLRATGTRAELGEQERAAPERVWQTVVWDDPVNLMSYVAYVFQTHFGFDRAHAEELMLLVHHRGSAVVAEGARESMEMHVEAMHGYGLWATVRQAGDS
- a CDS encoding DUF2017 family protein, which encodes MKLLPLPAGQLRLLLDPDEAAMLDQLVSQLTELLQSHSSTALDPDPLFASLEVGGSDEMPEDPALARLFPDAYSGDDDAAQFRRVTEQGLLNRKLQDAMQVTSALGLGGGVPGETEYVEVEISTETLPAWVRTVTALRLAIAARIGLDTAEDHARLVSEDETRGTVLVFDWLAAILESVLTIMAPGQDPDQG
- the dinB gene encoding DNA polymerase IV, giving the protein MSPEETEPGGRRSASILHVDMDSFFVSVELLDRPELRGLPVAAAHDTARSVVSSASYEARRFGVRSAMPVVRAKQLCPQLVLVPPTFEKYRRASRAVMAIFQEFTPLVEPLSIDEAFLDVAGSVRLFGTPAEIARQLRERVRDRTGLPASVGLAGTKFVAKLASQRAKPDGVLEVPPQRTLEFLHPLPVEAMWGVGQATARALGARAIRTVADLAREPLPSLERIVGVASARRLHDLANGRDERRVQTARVEKSIGHEETFAHDVVDPATLHRELLRLSTRTGERLRAAGIEARTISIKVRWESFETVTRSRTLPEATHATQRIYRTATELFAGLGAAGRPVRLIGVRAEQLVDAGSEPAGLWSEDDGWRAVDQAVDDVRGRFGAAGVTSASLLTGRDEVVDPRSLQPPERHDARGGHHP
- a CDS encoding Gfo/Idh/MocA family protein, encoding MLNVGIIGCGRISDLHAAAYDGLENATIAAVCDSNEALARDRAAAWGVPERGVHTDHRELLARPDIDMVEILVPHHLHLSIASDAMRAGKHVSLQKPMTLSVADADALIELARECGVRFKVFENFVFYPPLMKAKEIVDAGTIGEIVGIRLKSNPGMSPTQWHVPAAAQAWRVNPEMCGGGPLVFDDGHHKFAVAWHFLGLPTRIHAFIGTTPDGMLDAPSIVSWTHENGAIGSLEVVYSPELLLKTNHYAQDDRVEITGTKGVIWVAQGHGRLFDQPAVQVYADGVLTSYDNVPIGWEESFIRSGRDFVEALETGRDPKLTAEQGREVLAFALAAQRSAQQQREITLPCIEGRSDACGARE
- a CDS encoding carbohydrate ABC transporter permease, which produces MTTTSLLLLPQGKKPKRRMDASRVLLLALMIVAGLTFVAPILGILFTSMRTEASIANDGLWTWSAQLTADNYVRLWAETGMWRYIVNSFLITVPATLISVALGVLSGYSLAKFKPRGEKFITLFLVSGLFIPPQILLLPLFRSFTALNLYDTLWPMIIVHAGYGVALCTLMMKNFFESIPDELREAGIIDGAGELRVLVSLVLPVARPALAALATLQFTFIWNDFLYPLVFTRSDEMKSAMVGLLALQGPYTTAYGIQAAVAVCASLPTIIIFIFFQKQFTAGLTAGAVKG
- a CDS encoding carbohydrate ABC transporter permease, with amino-acid sequence MKHKTLWAWIFLSLPLAAYTIIVFVPAVISFSDSMTNASTLGGDSDFVGFANYQRLFGDEAFWSSLRVTVVWTVVAVTAPVALSLLIAVMLGKLTVLGKFVKTMFFLPLALSLVVVGQVWMWLMRPDNGLINIVLQAIGLGDLARPWLADSGTALAAVLVAWSWQQIALGVIIFLAGLTGVSADLSEAAKLDGASHWQHFRHVTWPALNPALIVVMSLALINALKSFDIVYVMTSGGPFRTTETLALFSYRIAFTNYDAGYSSAAVVILFLLTTAIIGTFFWWTGRKGAQQ
- a CDS encoding ABC transporter substrate-binding protein; the encoded protein is MHPTSMKNRAAKRVVALTALVATSSLLLSACSGPSGSGDGEGTGSGDVSLTHYFSDAFGEAAFKEIIPMCGTETGATISNGPMGQEAFKDSILVQLAGGNPPSLASYWAGAKTASLVEKDLLRPIDGLWEANDLDAVIPSGMTESASVYDGEKYLLPFVYHYVGLFYNPTVMADAGITEMPATWDELMDAADKLKANGVTPFALGSKDRWPAQFWFDYILLRTAGPDYRAQLMSGEASYTDPEVARAFEMWKELFDKGYFNDSPNGIDANDAANQVSGGTAAMTLMGTWVTGAWDSNGVEPVTGYDMFPFPEIDPGVEPSALGPVDGWIVPAKGANSESTDQVLACLASADAQRTMALAAGGLAPNVDADMSEQNQVMQNAAKIVAETPSFNFNYDLATPPEVSSEGLNMLAMFVDSPASYEDFLAQLQAQVESLY
- a CDS encoding IclR family transcriptional regulator; translated protein: MSLTPPLDRIPVAAAPSATALGIRGSAELGARSGCRKIEGMNTTTTAVKQSGALHTGLDVLEVVSANSSGIGVTNIAAELGADKGNIHRVLRSLADRGYVEQDEHTKLFFPSGSLFRMAGTLLRQQNLAVVAIPFMRALSEELDAPVHLARRLSRGGVYIAREGSSKSGASVETEIGVQPPIHASATGKALFLLATPEELNDLLPGDLERFTDRTISTLDGLWDEISSARRIGYTSDREELNIGVSCVAAPILDYSGAVVGSIGISGLAVVLADGALDHRGRRVSEVAALITERLGGKPLRGT